A section of the Citrobacter farmeri genome encodes:
- a CDS encoding glycosyltransferase family 2 protein: MKVSLVVPVFNEEETIGLFYKTVREYDALKEHDIEIVFINDGSTDATESIINALAVADPLVVALSFTRNFGKEPALLAGLDNASGDAVIPMDVDLQDPVEVLPHLIKKWQEGADIVLAKRSDRSVDSRLKRKTAEWFYKLHNKISTPHIEENVGDFRLMSREVVDNIKQMPERNLFMKGILSWVGGKTEIVLYARATRCAGKSKFNGWKLWNLALEGITSFSTFPLRIWTYIGLAVALLSFTYGAGMVIDTLLWGNPVRGYSSLIVSILFLGGVQLIGIGVLGEYIGRIYVETKKRPRYILKKRKTMDLDSDKDN, translated from the coding sequence CGAAGAAGAAACCATTGGTCTCTTTTACAAGACGGTGCGCGAATACGACGCGCTGAAAGAGCATGATATCGAAATTGTGTTCATCAATGATGGCAGTACCGATGCGACAGAATCCATCATTAACGCTCTCGCCGTTGCCGACCCCCTTGTCGTCGCGCTCTCGTTTACGCGAAATTTTGGCAAAGAGCCGGCGCTGCTTGCCGGACTCGATAATGCCAGTGGCGACGCCGTTATTCCGATGGATGTCGATCTCCAGGATCCCGTCGAAGTTCTCCCTCACCTGATCAAAAAATGGCAGGAAGGAGCGGACATTGTGCTGGCTAAACGCTCCGATCGCTCTGTCGATAGTCGCCTGAAGCGTAAAACCGCCGAGTGGTTCTATAAACTGCACAATAAAATCAGTACGCCGCATATTGAAGAAAACGTCGGCGATTTCCGGCTGATGAGTCGTGAAGTGGTGGACAACATTAAGCAAATGCCAGAACGAAATCTGTTTATGAAAGGGATTTTGTCCTGGGTTGGCGGTAAAACGGAGATCGTTCTCTACGCGCGCGCCACTCGTTGTGCAGGGAAGAGCAAATTTAACGGCTGGAAGCTGTGGAACCTTGCACTGGAAGGGATCACCTCTTTTTCCACCTTCCCGCTGCGGATCTGGACCTACATTGGTCTCGCGGTTGCCCTGCTTTCTTTTACCTACGGCGCGGGAATGGTAATAGATACGCTTCTGTGGGGAAATCCTGTGCGTGGCTATTCCTCCCTGATTGTGTCAATCCTGTTCCTGGGAGGCGTTCAGCTTATTGGCATTGGCGTACTGGGTGAGTATATCGGGCGAATCTATGTAGAAACCAAGAAGCGGCCCCGATACATCCTGAAAAAGCGTAAAACAATGGATCTCGATTCAGACAAGGATAACTGA